A window of the Polaribacter sp. HaHaR_3_91 genome harbors these coding sequences:
- the atpE gene encoding ATP synthase F0 subunit C: MYNLIGAGLIVIGGGLGLGQIGGKAMESIARQPEAAGKIQTAMIIIGALLEGLAFGALILGK, from the coding sequence ATGTACAATTTAATTGGAGCAGGATTAATCGTAATCGGAGGAGGACTTGGATTAGGTCAAATCGGTGGAAAAGCAATGGAAAGTATTGCTCGTCAACCTGAAGCAGCTGGTAAAATTCAAACCGCAATGATCATCATTGGTGCCTTATTAGAAGGATTAGCATTTGGTGCATTAATCTTAGGGAAATAA
- the atpG gene encoding ATP synthase F1 subunit gamma, translating to MANLKEIRNRITSIKSTMQITSAMKMVSAAKLKKAQDAITAMRPYSSKLTELLQNLSATLDSNAGGVYSNQREVSKVLLVVVTSNRGLCGGFNSSITKTVIRTVKEKYSNVDVDLFTVGKKGGDILSKQYNIAESNNEIYDDLTFDNVAEIAEKLMSLFAEGTYDKIELIYNQFKNAATQIPQVEQFLPIKPIEGGDKEAVSSDYIYEPSKLQIVEALIPKSLKTQLYKALRDSFASEHGARMTAMHKATDNATDLRDDLLLTYNKARQAAITNEILEIVGGAEALNN from the coding sequence ATGGCAAACTTAAAAGAAATACGTAATAGAATTACCTCTATTAAATCTACAATGCAGATTACATCTGCCATGAAAATGGTATCTGCTGCAAAGTTAAAAAAAGCACAAGATGCAATTACGGCAATGAGACCGTATTCATCTAAACTAACTGAATTGTTGCAAAATTTAAGTGCAACTTTAGATAGTAATGCTGGTGGAGTGTATTCAAATCAAAGAGAGGTTTCTAAAGTTTTATTAGTTGTTGTAACTTCTAACAGAGGTTTGTGTGGTGGTTTTAACTCATCAATTACAAAAACAGTTATTAGAACTGTAAAAGAAAAATACAGTAATGTTGATGTAGACCTATTTACCGTTGGTAAAAAAGGTGGAGATATTTTATCTAAACAATATAACATTGCAGAATCTAATAACGAAATTTACGACGATTTAACTTTTGATAACGTAGCTGAAATTGCTGAAAAGTTAATGAGTCTATTTGCTGAGGGTACATACGATAAAATTGAACTTATTTATAATCAATTTAAGAATGCTGCAACTCAAATTCCGCAAGTAGAACAATTTTTACCAATTAAACCTATTGAAGGTGGTGATAAAGAAGCAGTAAGCTCTGATTATATTTACGAACCATCTAAATTACAAATTGTTGAAGCTTTAATACCTAAATCTTTAAAGACTCAGTTATATAAAGCACTTAGAGATAGTTTTGCATCCGAACACGGTGCTCGTATGACTGCAATGCACAAAGCAACAGACAACGCAACAGATTTAAGAGACGATTTATTGTTAACTTATAACAAAGCACGTCAGGCAGCAATTACCAACGAAATTTTAGAAATTGTTGGTGGTGCGGAAGCATTAAACAATTAG
- a CDS encoding lipopolysaccharide assembly protein LapB, whose product MKTTKKIVLVIAVFSVLYSCSTRKDTVISRNWHTLNTKYNVLFNGKEAFNKGIEGINEGYKDDWFTQIPIEPIKFEEDKINIPNFNTGMGAGFNNDGNEEEKASTPFGIAEEKAVKAIQKHGMNIKDVERNRQIDDAYLLLGKARYYEQRFIPAIEAFNYVIATYPDANLIAETKIWRAKANIRNDNEEFAIESLKLLLQVKDTLEVDLPEITREQGYTALAMAYIKSDSIDNAKKYLNKATETLNNRNQGARNLFVLGQIYSSENKKDSASLAFQRIIDFRKAPYKYKMHAHIELAKNSTSDSTSTAILEKIQDLIEERENRPYLDELYYQAGYLHEQNDSLSLAVDYYNKSLRAESDNVKQKTFTYEKLGNINYKNSEYIVASSYYDSIINIAADTLNLRFRRIKRKHKNLASLINFENTVAKNDSILSIVALSKPEQEAFFQKYIDDLKKKDEEAAQLKLNQQAFGDTFGGNQLKSNNKGKWYFYNSQSISFGKTEFAKIWGNRALEDNWRWSGRTATNNTDKDSLVINTKNLRYDLASYLETIPSEKEKIDSLKINRNVALYELGVIYKEQFKDTKLALDRLERVNSLNPSKELVLPINWHLYQIYNELGSAIKTNQHKNIILTDYPSTKFAQIIRNPNKPLEEAVSINEIEETYKEIYYLYKEDKFEETEAKINEILPTLQDSKLLPKFELLKAYAIGKYQDIETYKIAMDFVAVSYGNTEEGKKAKEIVKQLSK is encoded by the coding sequence GTGAAAACCACCAAAAAAATAGTTTTAGTAATTGCCGTATTTTCAGTTCTATACTCTTGTAGTACAAGAAAAGATACTGTAATAAGCAGAAACTGGCATACCTTAAATACCAAGTACAATGTACTATTTAATGGTAAAGAAGCTTTTAACAAAGGAATTGAAGGCATTAATGAAGGCTATAAAGATGATTGGTTCACACAAATACCTATAGAACCAATTAAGTTTGAAGAAGATAAAATTAACATCCCAAACTTTAATACAGGTATGGGTGCTGGTTTTAATAATGATGGAAACGAAGAAGAAAAAGCGAGTACTCCTTTTGGAATTGCAGAAGAAAAAGCTGTAAAAGCAATCCAAAAACACGGAATGAACATTAAAGACGTAGAGCGCAACAGACAAATTGATGATGCGTATCTATTATTAGGAAAAGCCCGTTATTATGAACAACGTTTTATACCTGCCATAGAAGCATTTAATTATGTTATTGCTACGTATCCGGATGCTAATTTAATTGCTGAAACCAAAATTTGGAGAGCAAAAGCAAATATTAGAAATGATAATGAAGAGTTTGCTATTGAATCTCTAAAATTACTTCTTCAAGTAAAAGACACGCTAGAAGTAGATTTACCAGAAATAACTAGAGAACAAGGGTATACCGCTTTAGCAATGGCCTATATAAAATCTGACAGTATAGATAACGCTAAAAAGTATCTAAATAAAGCTACAGAAACACTAAATAATAGAAACCAAGGTGCTAGAAATCTGTTTGTTTTAGGTCAGATTTATAGTTCAGAAAATAAAAAAGACTCTGCTTCATTAGCATTTCAGAGAATTATCGATTTTAGAAAAGCGCCCTACAAATACAAAATGCACGCGCATATAGAGTTGGCCAAAAATTCTACAAGTGACTCTACTTCCACTGCTATTTTAGAAAAAATTCAAGACCTAATTGAAGAAAGAGAAAACAGACCTTATTTAGATGAATTGTATTATCAGGCTGGTTATTTACACGAGCAAAACGATAGTTTAAGTTTAGCTGTAGACTATTATAATAAATCTCTTAGAGCAGAATCTGACAATGTAAAACAGAAAACATTTACCTACGAAAAACTAGGAAACATCAATTATAAAAATTCAGAATACATCGTAGCAAGTTCTTATTATGATAGTATTATAAACATTGCAGCAGATACTTTAAACCTAAGATTTAGACGTATTAAAAGAAAGCACAAAAACTTAGCTTCTTTAATTAATTTTGAAAACACTGTTGCTAAAAATGATAGTATTTTAAGCATTGTAGCACTTTCTAAACCAGAGCAAGAAGCGTTTTTTCAAAAATACATAGACGATTTAAAAAAGAAAGATGAAGAAGCAGCTCAGTTAAAGCTAAATCAGCAAGCCTTTGGAGATACATTTGGCGGAAATCAATTAAAATCTAATAATAAAGGAAAATGGTATTTCTACAATTCTCAATCGATAAGTTTTGGTAAAACAGAATTTGCAAAAATTTGGGGTAATAGAGCTTTAGAAGATAATTGGAGATGGTCGGGCAGAACAGCTACTAACAACACAGACAAAGACTCTTTGGTAATAAATACAAAAAATTTACGTTACGATTTAGCAAGTTACTTAGAAACGATTCCGTCAGAAAAAGAAAAAATAGACTCTTTAAAGATTAACAGAAATGTAGCTTTATACGAATTAGGTGTTATTTATAAAGAGCAATTTAAAGACACTAAACTAGCCTTAGATAGATTAGAAAGAGTAAACAGTCTAAACCCTAGCAAAGAATTAGTTTTACCAATTAACTGGCATTTATATCAAATTTATAATGAGTTAGGTAGTGCAATAAAAACAAATCAACATAAAAACATTATTCTAACAGACTACCCTTCCACTAAGTTTGCACAAATAATAAGAAATCCTAATAAACCTCTTGAAGAAGCTGTTTCTATAAATGAAATAGAAGAGACTTATAAAGAAATCTATTATTTATATAAAGAAGATAAGTTTGAAGAAACCGAAGCCAAAATAAACGAAATACTTCCAACATTACAAGACTCAAAATTATTGCCAAAATTCGAGCTATTAAAAGCTTACGCTATAGGAAAATACCAAGATATAGAAACTTATAAAATTGCAATGGACTTTGTAGCTGTTAGCTACGGAAATACAGAAGAAGGAAAGAAAGCAAAAGAAATAGTAAAACAATTAAGTAAGTAA
- a CDS encoding polymer-forming cytoskeletal protein produces the protein MERNVLAKNTKIVGDIKSDGDFRIDGTLEGTLVTKGRVIIGADGFVKGKVECTNADIEGKYSGNLLVLNTLTIKTKANISGEVIIGKLSVEPGATFNATCTMKGAVKELNSSNDKKNRSEKTA, from the coding sequence ATGGAAAGAAATGTTCTTGCTAAAAACACAAAAATTGTTGGCGACATAAAATCTGATGGTGATTTTAGAATTGATGGAACATTAGAGGGAACATTAGTGACAAAAGGACGAGTTATTATAGGTGCCGATGGTTTTGTAAAAGGAAAGGTAGAGTGTACCAATGCGGATATAGAAGGTAAATATTCTGGAAACCTTTTGGTATTAAATACACTAACCATAAAAACGAAAGCAAATATTTCTGGAGAGGTAATAATCGGAAAACTATCTGTAGAGCCAGGTGCTACATTTAACGCAACCTGTACTATGAAAGGAGCCGTAAAAGAATTAAATTCTAGTAATGACAAAAAAAACAGATCAGAAAAAACCGCTTAA
- a CDS encoding DUF5687 family protein, translating to MIDKLGDVAPFIKNDIRLIWRNKRTRTVFLMSFLFLLIGLVFFTVKTYKDSEIWQLYGCIFLTGGFAMNYGQFVPAWDSEHYRMLMTQNFSYRKFLDSKWFLMVVMTIILFVLSTPYIYFGFDKYLLIVAGFFFNLGFTPLVMLYMGAFNKKRIDLNASGFGNTQGTSAAQFLVMIPVLILPMIIYAIVNHFFGFNTAVIVIAGVGVISFLSKNRLMNLIEEKYQQNKYKTLHGFKQSE from the coding sequence ATGATCGATAAACTAGGTGATGTTGCTCCTTTTATTAAAAATGATATTCGATTAATTTGGCGAAATAAAAGAACAAGAACAGTATTTTTAATGTCTTTTTTATTTTTACTAATTGGCTTAGTATTCTTCACTGTAAAAACATACAAAGATTCAGAAATATGGCAATTATATGGTTGCATTTTTTTAACGGGTGGTTTTGCCATGAATTACGGACAATTTGTACCAGCATGGGATAGTGAACATTATAGAATGTTGATGACTCAAAATTTTTCTTATCGAAAATTTTTAGATTCTAAATGGTTTTTAATGGTAGTTATGACCATTATTTTATTTGTCTTATCTACACCGTACATCTATTTTGGTTTTGACAAATACCTTTTAATTGTTGCAGGTTTTTTCTTTAACCTAGGTTTTACACCATTAGTAATGCTATACATGGGAGCGTTTAATAAAAAAAGAATAGATTTAAACGCTAGTGGTTTTGGTAATACACAAGGCACAAGTGCAGCGCAATTTTTAGTTATGATTCCTGTTTTAATTTTACCAATGATAATTTACGCTATTGTTAATCACTTTTTCGGATTTAATACAGCGGTAATTGTTATTGCAGGTGTTGGTGTTATTTCATTTTTATCAAAAAACAGATTAATGAATTTGATAGAAGAAAAGTACCAGCAAAATAAATACAAAACACTTCACGGTTTTAAGCAATCGGAATAG
- a CDS encoding four helix bundle protein, which produces MSKLTESPIRIKSFQFACEIVKYCDTLKENKDFELASQLIRSGTSIGANTREAQRGVSKKDFKYKFGIALKEADETKYWLEILESTGRKVPAELNNKCEELIRILVAIIKNS; this is translated from the coding sequence ATGAGTAAGTTAACTGAAAGCCCTATAAGAATTAAAAGCTTTCAGTTTGCTTGCGAAATAGTTAAATATTGTGATACTCTTAAAGAAAATAAAGATTTTGAATTAGCATCTCAATTAATAAGAAGCGGAACAAGTATTGGAGCCAATACAAGAGAAGCACAAAGAGGAGTTAGTAAAAAAGATTTTAAATACAAATTTGGTATTGCTTTAAAAGAAGCTGATGAAACCAAATATTGGTTAGAAATTTTAGAATCAACAGGTAGAAAAGTACCAGCTGAATTGAATAATAAGTGTGAAGAGTTAATACGTATTTTGGTAGCAATTATCAAAAACTCATAA
- a CDS encoding DUF6168 family protein, with protein MIRIVITYCIALVLLFAISYGIHSFLIEKNQVILHFKLVEIYEFNVGFSVLVCTNFVAFSFVDKFKKKLSYIYLAAILIKLILFKLAFYDTLFLKETLTVSEKLSLLIPTLIFLSTDAFFVAKILNKKQ; from the coding sequence ATGATTAGAATTGTTATTACGTATTGCATTGCCTTAGTTTTACTTTTTGCTATCAGTTATGGTATTCATAGTTTTTTGATAGAAAAAAACCAGGTAATATTACATTTTAAACTAGTAGAAATATACGAATTTAACGTTGGTTTCTCTGTATTGGTTTGTACTAATTTTGTTGCATTCTCTTTTGTTGATAAATTCAAAAAAAAATTAAGTTATATATATCTTGCCGCTATTCTTATTAAACTAATACTGTTTAAATTAGCCTTCTACGACACCCTATTTCTAAAGGAAACACTCACGGTTTCAGAAAAATTATCGTTGCTAATTCCAACCCTTATTTTTTTATCAACAGATGCATTTTTTGTAGCTAAAATACTGAACAAAAAACAATAA
- a CDS encoding F0F1 ATP synthase subunit B — METLLNDFSPGLFAMQVVILIILLILMKKFAWKPILNSLEERETGIEDALEAAENARKEMQNLQADNEKLVKEARAEREAMMKEARDIRDNMIAEAKEDAKEVTTSLIEKAQASIQQEKQAALAEIKKNVAELSIGIAESVIKKELSNKKDQLELVEGLLKDVTLN; from the coding sequence ATGGAAACTTTATTAAACGACTTTTCACCAGGCTTATTTGCAATGCAAGTAGTAATCTTAATTATCTTATTAATTTTGATGAAAAAATTTGCTTGGAAGCCAATTCTAAACTCTTTAGAAGAAAGAGAAACAGGTATAGAAGATGCATTAGAAGCTGCAGAAAATGCACGTAAAGAAATGCAAAACCTACAAGCTGATAACGAAAAATTAGTAAAAGAAGCTAGAGCAGAAAGAGAAGCAATGATGAAAGAAGCTAGAGATATTAGAGATAATATGATAGCAGAAGCTAAAGAAGATGCAAAAGAAGTTACTACTAGTTTAATTGAAAAAGCACAAGCTTCAATTCAACAAGAAAAGCAAGCAGCTTTAGCAGAAATAAAGAAAAACGTTGCCGAATTATCTATTGGTATCGCAGAATCAGTAATTAAGAAAGAATTATCTAATAAAAAAGATCAGCTAGAATTAGTTGAAGGACTTTTAAAAGATGTTACTTTAAACTAA
- the atpH gene encoding ATP synthase F1 subunit delta, with product MKNARAAIRYAKAILNLAKDSKEETAVNDDMLFIVSTISENETFEVMLKSPIVKPSEKTKVLKALFEGKVNNITLGLFHLLQDNKRISMLLSIAKQYAIIYDFDKNIKVAKVTTAVPLTEEIEKKVLAKIVAITGDKANIENVVNPAILGGFILRVGDVQYDASISNYLYELKKEFDNSHFIPKI from the coding sequence ATGAAAAACGCAAGAGCAGCAATACGTTATGCAAAAGCAATTTTAAATCTTGCTAAAGATTCAAAAGAAGAAACTGCCGTAAATGACGATATGTTATTTATTGTTAGTACAATTTCTGAAAATGAAACTTTTGAAGTAATGCTAAAAAGCCCTATTGTTAAACCATCTGAAAAAACAAAAGTTTTAAAAGCTTTGTTTGAAGGTAAAGTAAACAATATTACACTTGGCTTATTTCATTTATTACAAGATAATAAAAGAATTTCCATGCTTCTTAGTATTGCAAAGCAATATGCTATTATTTATGATTTTGATAAGAATATAAAAGTAGCAAAGGTAACTACAGCAGTTCCTTTAACAGAAGAAATAGAAAAGAAAGTTTTAGCTAAAATTGTAGCCATAACAGGAGACAAAGCTAATATAGAGAACGTAGTTAATCCGGCTATTTTAGGAGGATTTATTTTACGTGTGGGAGATGTGCAGTATGATGCAAGTATCTCTAATTATTTATACGAATTGAAAAAGGAATTTGACAACAGTCATTTTATTCCAAAAATTTAA
- a CDS encoding ABC transporter ATP-binding protein, whose translation MITIDTITKKYGKTEVLNVASIEIPTGQSFGLVGNNGAGKTTLFNILLDLIRPTTGSITNHKIVVNQSEDWKKFTGSFIDESFLIGYLTAEEYFDFIGDLRGMNKADVKSFLTQFDDFFNGEIIGKKKYLRDLSKGNQKKAGIVAALMGNPKVVILDEPFANLDPTTQIRLKTIIKKLTENRDITVLISSHDLTHVTEVCERIVVLDKGNVVKDIETSTETLEELESYFSVEA comes from the coding sequence ATGATTACAATAGATACAATTACTAAAAAATACGGAAAAACAGAAGTTTTAAATGTAGCTTCAATAGAAATTCCTACCGGACAAAGTTTTGGTTTGGTTGGCAACAACGGAGCAGGAAAAACTACTTTGTTTAATATACTTTTAGATTTAATTAGACCTACAACAGGGAGTATTACAAACCATAAAATTGTTGTAAACCAAAGTGAGGACTGGAAAAAATTTACAGGTTCTTTTATAGATGAATCTTTTTTAATTGGTTATTTAACCGCAGAAGAATATTTCGATTTTATTGGAGATTTACGTGGTATGAACAAAGCAGATGTAAAATCTTTTCTAACTCAGTTTGATGATTTCTTTAACGGAGAAATTATAGGAAAGAAAAAATACCTAAGAGATTTAAGTAAAGGAAATCAGAAAAAAGCTGGAATTGTTGCTGCATTAATGGGAAATCCGAAAGTAGTAATTCTAGACGAACCTTTTGCTAATTTAGATCCAACTACACAAATAAGATTAAAAACGATTATTAAAAAATTAACCGAAAACAGAGATATTACTGTCTTAATTTCTAGCCACGATTTAACACATGTAACCGAAGTTTGTGAGCGTATAGTAGTTTTAGACAAGGGGAATGTGGTAAAAGACATAGAAACATCTACAGAAACTTTAGAGGAATTAGAAAGCTATTTTTCTGTAGAAGCTTAG
- the atpB gene encoding F0F1 ATP synthase subunit A, with the protein MGVAQKTIKFLTIAVIALITTTSFAFESGKKTDDQNDGGQVNTKEEVKAYIEHHLKDSHDFAFYSYTNDANERKHVGFPLPVIVWTTEGLVTFMSSAFHHNDDGHVIVEKNGLKFAKIHSKIYELENGAATVSFDDAHHATNASRVLDFSITKSVVGILFAGFLMFLGFSRLAKQYKSRQIPKGFSRVLEPLVLYVRDEIARPNIGEKKYKKFTGFLLTVFFFIWILNLLGLTPFGFNVTGQIAVTLALALFTMVIYLVNGTKDFWMHTLWMPGVPYILRPILAVIELAGFILIKPFSLLVRLFANITAGHFIVMSLIALMVTMKEAFGPVASTGMSLALALFIMVIELLVAFLQAYIFTMLSSLFIGMAVEEHDHH; encoded by the coding sequence ATGGGTGTTGCACAAAAAACAATCAAATTTCTTACAATAGCTGTAATAGCTCTTATTACAACTACAAGTTTCGCATTTGAATCAGGTAAAAAGACCGACGACCAAAACGACGGAGGACAAGTAAATACCAAAGAAGAGGTAAAAGCTTATATAGAGCATCACCTTAAAGATTCTCACGATTTCGCATTTTACTCTTACACAAATGATGCAAATGAAAGAAAACATGTAGGTTTTCCGCTTCCTGTTATTGTTTGGACTACAGAAGGTTTAGTTACTTTTATGTCATCAGCATTTCATCATAATGACGATGGACATGTAATTGTAGAAAAAAACGGCTTAAAATTCGCAAAAATACACAGTAAAATTTACGAGCTAGAAAACGGAGCTGCAACAGTTTCTTTTGACGATGCTCATCATGCTACAAACGCTAGCAGAGTTTTAGACTTTTCTATCACTAAATCTGTTGTAGGTATTTTATTTGCAGGATTTTTAATGTTCTTAGGATTCTCTAGATTAGCAAAACAATATAAATCAAGACAAATACCAAAAGGATTTAGTCGTGTTTTAGAGCCTTTAGTTTTATACGTTAGAGACGAAATTGCAAGACCAAACATTGGTGAGAAAAAATATAAAAAATTTACAGGCTTTTTATTAACCGTATTTTTCTTTATCTGGATCTTAAACTTATTAGGTTTAACTCCATTTGGATTTAACGTTACGGGTCAAATTGCAGTAACATTAGCATTGGCATTATTTACAATGGTAATCTATTTAGTAAATGGTACCAAAGATTTTTGGATGCACACATTATGGATGCCAGGTGTACCTTATATTTTAAGACCTATATTAGCCGTTATAGAATTAGCTGGTTTTATTTTAATTAAACCGTTTTCTTTACTTGTACGTTTATTCGCAAACATAACTGCGGGTCACTTTATTGTAATGAGTTTAATTGCATTAATGGTAACAATGAAAGAAGCATTCGGACCTGTAGCATCTACAGGAATGTCTTTAGCATTGGCTTTATTTATAATGGTTATTGAATTATTGGTAGCCTTTTTACAAGCATATATTTTTACAATGTTATCATCATTATTTATTGGAATGGCTGTTGAAGAACATGACCATCACTAA
- the atpA gene encoding F0F1 ATP synthase subunit alpha produces MASIKPAEVSAILKQQLTNFEAKATLNEVGTVLQVGDGIARVYGLSNVQYGELVEFDNGLEGIVLNLEEDNVGVVLLGASTSIREGSNVKRTERIASLQAGEGVVGRVVDTLGNPIDGKGPITGKTYQMPLERRAPGVIYREPVTEPLQTGIKSIDAMIPVGRGQRELIIGDRQTGKSTVAIDTILNQKEFYDAGEPVYCIYVAIGQKASTVAAIANMLEEKGAMAYTTIVAANASDPAAMQVYAPFAGAAIGEFFRDTGRPALIVFDDLSKQAVAYREISLLLRRPPGREAYPGDVFYLHSRLLERAAKLINDDKIASEMNDLPNSLKGIVKGGGSLTALPIIETQAGDVSAYIPTNVISITDGQIFLDGDLFNSGVRPAINVGISVSRVGGNAQIKAMKKVSGTLKLDQAQYRELEAFAKFGSDLDAATMSVISKGQRNVEILKQAQNDPFSVEDQVAIIYAGSKNLLKDVPVDQVKKFEKDYIDYLNSKHRDTLDTLKSGKLTPETIAVLEAAAKEISTHFE; encoded by the coding sequence ATGGCAAGTATCAAACCAGCTGAAGTATCAGCAATTTTAAAGCAACAGTTAACAAATTTTGAAGCAAAAGCTACTTTAAACGAAGTAGGTACTGTTTTACAAGTAGGAGATGGAATTGCTCGTGTTTACGGTCTTTCTAACGTTCAATATGGTGAATTAGTAGAATTCGATAATGGATTAGAAGGTATTGTATTAAACTTAGAAGAAGACAATGTAGGTGTTGTTTTATTAGGAGCATCAACTTCTATTAGAGAAGGATCTAACGTTAAACGTACAGAACGTATTGCCTCTTTACAAGCAGGTGAAGGCGTTGTTGGACGTGTTGTAGATACTTTAGGTAACCCTATTGATGGTAAAGGACCTATTACAGGTAAAACTTATCAAATGCCTTTAGAGCGTAGAGCTCCTGGAGTTATTTATAGAGAGCCAGTAACTGAGCCATTACAAACTGGTATTAAATCTATTGATGCAATGATTCCTGTTGGACGTGGACAACGTGAGTTAATCATTGGAGATAGACAAACTGGTAAATCTACCGTTGCTATTGATACTATTTTAAATCAAAAAGAATTTTACGATGCTGGTGAGCCAGTATATTGTATATATGTAGCTATTGGTCAAAAAGCTTCTACTGTTGCAGCAATTGCAAACATGTTAGAAGAAAAAGGCGCAATGGCTTATACTACAATCGTAGCAGCAAATGCATCAGATCCTGCTGCAATGCAAGTATATGCACCATTTGCTGGAGCTGCAATTGGAGAATTTTTTAGAGATACAGGTAGACCAGCTTTAATTGTTTTTGATGATTTATCTAAACAAGCGGTTGCATACCGTGAGATTTCTTTATTATTAAGAAGACCTCCAGGACGTGAGGCATATCCTGGTGATGTATTTTACTTACACTCTAGATTATTAGAACGTGCTGCAAAATTAATCAATGATGATAAAATTGCTAGTGAAATGAACGATTTACCAAATTCTTTAAAAGGAATTGTAAAAGGTGGAGGTTCTTTAACTGCATTACCAATTATTGAAACTCAAGCAGGAGACGTTTCAGCATATATTCCAACAAACGTAATTTCGATTACAGATGGACAAATTTTCTTAGATGGAGATTTATTTAACTCTGGTGTTCGTCCAGCAATTAACGTAGGTATTTCTGTATCTCGTGTTGGTGGTAACGCACAGATTAAAGCAATGAAAAAAGTATCTGGTACTTTAAAACTAGATCAAGCTCAATACCGTGAATTAGAAGCGTTTGCAAAGTTTGGTTCTGATTTAGATGCAGCTACAATGAGTGTAATTTCTAAAGGACAACGTAATGTTGAAATTTTAAAGCAAGCTCAAAATGATCCTTTCTCTGTAGAAGATCAAGTTGCAATTATCTATGCAGGTTCTAAGAACTTATTAAAAGATGTTCCTGTAGACCAAGTTAAGAAATTCGAGAAAGATTATATCGATTACTTAAACTCAAAACATAGAGATACTTTAGATACCTTGAAGTCTGGTAAATTAACACCAGAAACAATTGCTGTTTTAGAAGCAGCAGCTAAAGAAATTTCTACTCATTTTGAATAA
- a CDS encoding AtpZ/AtpI family protein, which translates to MTKKTDQKKPLNKAIRLSGAGLQMGLTIYLGSLLGKWLDLKFNTAFLTEAITLFAIFVATYSLIKQANKIND; encoded by the coding sequence ATGACAAAAAAAACAGATCAGAAAAAACCGCTTAATAAAGCAATAAGACTCTCTGGTGCGGGTTTACAAATGGGCTTAACTATTTATTTAGGCTCATTATTAGGGAAATGGTTAGACCTAAAATTTAACACTGCTTTCTTAACAGAAGCTATTACATTATTCGCCATCTTTGTAGCCACCTATTCTTTGATAAAACAAGCCAATAAAATTAATGATTAG